The genomic window CTTTAAAGAGCCTAAAAGCTATCTTGGATAGATACAAGAAGCTATTTCTATAATCTTTCTTTATTAGAAATAGCAGTTCACTACGAGAAGAGATAAAAAACTAGATCTAGGATAATATCGCTATCTTAAAAGCAATTATTATTAAGTTATTTAATATACAAACAAAAAACAAAAAAGATTAGGTCTTAGTTAAATATTCCTTAACTCAAATATTTAACTAAGACCTAAAGTCTTTAAAAGACCATCACAATTAGGAAGTGCACATACAATAAATGTATAACAACACTAATGCTAGAATTATATATCTAATTTAAAATAAAATCAACTATTTATTACTTTACAATTATAATAATTATTTTCAACCTCTTATTCTATTATATCTTTTTTTGTTTTTTACTTTTCAAACTTTCAAATCCATTTATAAACTCTTTTAGTAAATCCTGTTTGTTTAAAAAAAGATCATCTAATATAAATCCTGCAAGTTTAATATTTTTCCTATAGAATTTATAACTATCTTCACTTTTAAGCTGAAACCTTAGTGGGTTTATTAGATTTTGTTTCAATTTTCTATCTTGAGTATCTTTATATTTGGTATTTATTAAAAATAGTGTGTTTTTAATTCCATTTTCTATTATATAATTTTCTTTAATAATTCCATCTGATAAAGCATTTCCAACTTTTAAATAGTTATATACCTGACTTTTAGCAAGCCTATATTCCTTTATGAAACCCTCAAATTTTGCATGTCCATCTAATACATATAAACCTTTGTCTTTAATCTCTTTTATAATTTTAATATTATCCAGTATATTATTAATTTGGTCTTTAAGATTAATAATTAACCTTTCTTTTAATTTTTTATAATGAGTCCTCACTTTGTCATCTTCTGTTGTATCCTTGCTTTTCAATTCTCTCGAATTAAGTATAATGTTCATCTAAAACTCCTTTGTATTAATTATACACTTTTTACACTTGTTCCACTCGGTGGAATTTTTGTTTATGTTAATTTTATAATCCTATCCAAAAGAATATTAAGTGCATTTTGATATTCTATAATGTAGTCTTTGCTTAAATCAAAATTAATATTACCCGCTATTCTCTTGTTTAAATCTTCTCTTTCATTTATAAATCCTATAAAGTTATTATTTTCTCTTAATTTACTTAATAATTCTTTATGTGTACTATTTTTTTTAAATCTGGTAACTAGTAAAAAATATGGAAGATCAAGATCTAACTTTTTCAAAAAAAAATTAAACAAGTTTAAACTTTCAACAGTCCATTTTTCAGCCGTCATTGGTATTACCACATAATTACTAACAAAAAGGGCATTTATTAGTGTATAATCTAAACTTGGGTTTGTATCTATGATAATATAATCATAAGTTGTTTCTAATTGTTTTAATTGTTTTTGCAATTTAAGTTCCTTAAAATGTATAACTTCTGAACTAAACTTATGTAAAGTTAAATAACTAGGTATGAATCTTAAATTATCACTAATTTTAATTAATGCATTATTAATGCTTAAGTTAAATTTTAGAACTTCATATATATTGTTATTAATTAAATCTATTCCTTCATTTTCTATAAAATTGAAATAATAACTAGTAACTGATGCCTGTGCATCTATGTCGATTAATAGCACTTTATTTTGCTTTGATAGCAAGACTGCAAATATCAAACTAGTAGTGCTTTTACCAACACCACCTTTAATACTTGCTACAGTAATTACTTTAGGTTTTTGTTTAACCACTTAGCTATATTTCCTCCTTCTGGTAATTTTTTATTATAGAATTCATATAATTCTTTTTCTAATCTTAAAAATACCTTAATCAGGGTTTGATAATATTTTGTTCCTATTTTCTCTTTTCTAACTAAATAAGAAATTCCTTTAAGGTAGCAAAAAATACTACCTTTTTTGAATTTAAATTCTATGTAGTAAACTCTTGAAAAGTTATACGCTTTAGTTATCCCATTTTCTTCATATATCTTTACAACATTTGTTACAGGTTTTCTGTAACCATAATAAATACCTAAAAATTTATCGTCTTCTCTTATAGAAAATAAATTAAATGTCTCTATTTTTTTCTGGTTAAAAATTCCTTTAAATGAAATAAAAAACTTGTCATGTTTTCTCTTATCAACTCCAAATGCAAAAAAATCATGCATGATTTTTGTATGATATATGGTTCTATTAACTTCAGTTTCTTTTTTAATGAAAATACCTTTATTTTTTTCTTTTGTGGTTTTAATTTTTTTTATTTTTTCTCTTAATCTTTCCAGTGGAAGTACACTCTGCATTTTCTACCTACCTCTTCTTAATT from Borrelia sp. A-FGy1 includes these protein-coding regions:
- a CDS encoding chromosome replication/partitioning protein, with the protein product MNIILNSRELKSKDTTEDDKVRTHYKKLKERLIINLKDQINNILDNIKIIKEIKDKGLYVLDGHAKFEGFIKEYRLAKSQVYNYLKVGNALSDGIIKENYIIENGIKNTLFLINTKYKDTQDRKLKQNLINPLRFQLKSEDSYKFYRKNIKLAGFILDDLFLNKQDLLKEFINGFESLKSKKQKKI
- a CDS encoding ParA family protein, with amino-acid sequence MVKQKPKVITVASIKGGVGKSTTSLIFAVLLSKQNKVLLIDIDAQASVTSYYFNFIENEGIDLINNNIYEVLKFNLSINNALIKISDNLRFIPSYLTLHKFSSEVIHFKELKLQKQLKQLETTYDYIIIDTNPSLDYTLINALFVSNYVVIPMTAEKWTVESLNLFNFFLKKLDLDLPYFLLVTRFKKNSTHKELLSKLRENNNFIGFINEREDLNKRIAGNINFDLSKDYIIEYQNALNILLDRIIKLT
- a CDS encoding DUF226 domain-containing protein, whose protein sequence is MQSVLPLERLREKIKKIKTTKEKNKGIFIKKETEVNRTIYHTKIMHDFFAFGVDKRKHDKFFISFKGIFNQKKIETFNLFSIREDDKFLGIYYGYRKPVTNVVKIYEENGITKAYNFSRVYYIEFKFKKGSIFCYLKGISYLVRKEKIGTKYYQTLIKVFLRLEKELYEFYNKKLPEGGNIAKWLNKNLK